The Cryptococcus decagattii chromosome 1, complete sequence genome includes a region encoding these proteins:
- a CDS encoding methionine-tRNA ligase produces MSVRNIREAEGLLMNIHDPSKGPVLPKDGQRNVLITSALPYVNNVPHLGNIIGSTLSADVFARYNRTLNVPTLYICGTDEYGTATETKALEEGVTPYELCTKFHKLHTEIYEWFQISFDKWGRTSTPEHTEITQGIYKRLHDNGLFRLETSDQTYCEDDELFLADRFVEGTCPNCGYDDARGDQCDKCALTFSSPTQLINPRCKRNKAHTLSVRPSTHACYRLDLLQPRLIEWMQDARVKGKWGTNAVITDKGEIVEPRMLGEGLRPSAVTRDLKWGVEVPKVGDEEEDKAMEGKVIYVWFDAPIGYPSITATYTDKWEKWWKNPDNVELYQFMGKDNVYFHTVLFPATLLGTKEPWTMLHTISSTQYLNYEDTKFSKSRNIGVFGNNARETGQPPEVWRYYLLSQRPENSDSSFLWSKFIAANNNELLANLGNFVNRVVKFINAKLDSKVPGPEGFAGGEAVPPSDSPDFDFVADVNTRLKEYREQMGDTKLRGGLATAMALSARGNQYLQENTLDNALLASNPERCAEVLLNAVNLIYILSVVFHPFMPNTSEGILRQLNAPARSLPTKFSIDILPGHVLGKAEYLFKKIDNVNGEQEKKWQRQYGGDAVVADQVVPPGPGGHPEGGKVPKAKDISAESKKTAHEARKAQLAKEKKAAQAAADAKKTPEEKELEAKVEAQGKKLAAIKKGLEEGDAEKEMSVAKSLKTELAELRKKLKGTTI; encoded by the exons ATGTCTGTCCGGAATATTAGAGAAGCTGAAGGGCTTCTCATGAACATTCATGACCCTTCTAAGGGCCCAGT CCTCCCAAAGGACGGACAAAGAAACGTCCTGATCACTTCTGCTTTACCTT ATGTGAACAACGTACCACACCTTGGCAACATCATCGG CTCTACTCTCTCCGCGGACGTTTTTGCAAGATACAATCGGACACTCAACGTGCCCACCCTCTAC ATTTGCGGAACCGATGAGTATGGAACCGCTACCGAGACGAAG GCCTTAGAAGAGGGTGTCACCCCATACGAACTTTGTACCAAATTCCACAAATTACATACGGAGATTTACGA ATGGTTCCAGATCAGCTTCGACAAATGGGGGCGTACTTCGACTCCAGAACATACTGAGATTACCCAGGGAATTTACAAGCGTCTCCATGATAACGGGCTTTTCCGTCTGGAAACCAGCGACCAGACTTATTGCGAAGATGACGAACTTTTTTTGGCTGATCGCTTTGTGGAAGGCACTTGTCCCAATTGCGGCTATGAC GATGCCCGAGGTGACCAGTGTGACAAGTGCGCACTCACCTTTTCATCCCCTACTCAACTTATCAACCCTCGCTGCAAACGCAACAAGGCACACACCCTCTCTGTTCGACCTTCTACTCATGCCTGCTATCGTTTGGACCTGCTCCAACCCCGGCTGATTGAGTGGATGCAAGACGCTCGTGTTAAGGGAAAATGGGGAACAAATGCGGTCATCACTGATAAAGGGGAGATCGTGGAGCCGAGGATGCTAGGAGAAGGTTTGAGGCCTAGTGCCGTAACGAGAGATCTGAAATGGGGTGTTGAAGTTCCGAAAGTCggagacgaagaggaggataaGGCCATGGAGGGCAAGGTAATCT ATGTCTGGTTCGATGCTCCTATTGGCTATCCTTCGATCACAGCAACCTACACCGACAAATGGGAGAAATGGTGGAAAAACCCTGACAATGTGGAGCTCTACCAATTCATGGGCAAAGACA ACGTTTACTTCCATACCGTTCTATTTCCAGCTACACTGCTTGGTACCAAAGAACCCTGGACCATGCTTCATACAATCTCTAGCACCCAGTATTTGAACTATGAAGATACCAAGTTCAGCAAAAGTAGGAATATTGGTGTGTTTGGCAACAATGCACGAGAGACAGGACAACCCCCTGAGGTTTGGAGGTATTATCTCCTCTCCCAGCGACCGGAAAATAGCGACTCGTCCTTCTTGTGGTCCAAATTCATTGCCGCTAACAACAACGAGCTCTTGGCCAACCTGGGCAACTTTGTCAACCGA GTTGTCAAATTCATCAACGCGAAACTCGATTCTAAGGTGCCTGGCCCGGAAGGTTTTGCCGGTGGCGAAGCTGTCCCCCCTTCTGATTCTCCAGACTTCGATTTTGTGGCCGATGTCAACACCCGCCTCAAAGAATACCGCGAACAAATGGGTGACACTAAACTTCGCGGTGGTCTTGCAACTGCAATGGCTCTTTCTGCTCGTGGTAACCAATACCTACAAGAAAATACTTTGGACAATGCCCTTCTTGCGAGCAATCCTGAGCGATGTGCCGAGGTTTTGCTCAATGCTGTCAACCTCATCTATATCTTGAGCGTGGTGTTTCACCCTTTTATGCCAAACACTTCTGAAGGTATATTGCGACAACTCAACGCTCCTGCCCGATCTCTCCCTACCAAATTCTCTATCGACATTCTTCCGGGACATGTTTTGGGCAAAGCCGAATATTTGTTCAAGAAGATTGATAATGTCAATGGAGAGCAGGAGAAAAAGTGGCAAAGGCAATATGGAGGGGATGCGGTGGTGGCAGATCAGGTTGTGCCACCGGGGCCCGGCGGTCACCCCGAGGGGGGCAAAGTTCCAAAGGCCAAGGATATCAGCGCAGAATCCAAAAAGACTGCGCACGAGGCTCGCAAAGCCCAACTCGCtaaagagaagaaggctgctcaggctgctgctgatgcGAAGAAGACTCctgaagagaaggagttgGAGGCAAAGGTGGAGGCTCAAGGCAAGAAGCTAGCAGCGATCAAGAAGGGgcttgaagaaggtgatgccgagaaagagatgagcGTCGCGAAGAGTTTGAAAACTGAGTTGGCTGAATTACGAAAGAAACTGAAAGGAACTACCATTTAG
- a CDS encoding casein kinase I isoform delta: MTSMDLRVGGKYRIGKKIGSGSFGDIYLGVNIVSGEEVAIKLESVKAKHPQLEYESKVYKTLAGGVGIPFVRWYGTECDYNAMVLDLLGPSLEDLFNFCNRKLSLKTVLLLADQLISRVEYIHSRNFIHRDIKPDNFLMGVGKRGNQVNVIDFGLAKKYRDPKTHLHIPYRENKNLTGTARYTSINTHLGVEQSRRDDLESLGYVLMYFLRGQLPWQGLKAATKKQKYDRIMEKKMTTPTEVLCRGFPHEFAIYLNYCRSLRFDDKPDYSYLRKLFRDLFIREGFQYDYVFDWSLQPGVKSSGSTGDDGLQTQDNQRQLRSQTKARDTGGW; this comes from the exons ATGACTTCCATGGACCTTCGAGTGGGAGGAAAGTACAGGATTGGCAAGAAGATTGGAAGTGGTTCATTTG GTGACATCTACCTTGGTGTCAACATCGTTTCCGGCGAAGAGGTTGCTATCAAACTTGAGTCTGTCAAAGCTAAGCACCCCCAGCTCGAGTATGAGTCCAAGGTGTACAAGACTCTTGCAGGTGGTGTGGGTATCCCCTTTGTCAGATGGTACGGAACCGAATGCGACTACAATGCCATGGTGCTCGATTTGTTGGGCCCCTCCCTTGAGGATCTGTTCAACTTCTGCAACCGCAAACTCAGTCTCAAGACTGTGCTTTTGCTAGCCGATCAACTTATCTCTCGAGTTGAATACATTCACTCTCGTAACTTCATTCATCGAGATATCAAGCCAGACAACTTCTTGATGGGTGTTGGAAAGCGTGGAAACCAAGTGAATGTCATTGACTTTGGATTGGCTAAGAAGTACCGAGACCCTAAGACACACCTGCACATCCCTTACAGGGAGAACAAGAATCTTACTGGTACCGCACGATACACTTCTATCAACACCCATTTGGGTGTAGAACAATCTCGTCGAGATGATCTTGAGTCATTGGGCTATGTTTTGATG TACTTCCTCCGTGGCCAACTTCCTTGGCAGGGTTTGAAGGCCGCTACCAAGAAGCAGAAGTATGACCGAATTATGGAAAAGA AAATGACCACTCCTACCGAAGTCCTGTGTCGAGGTTTCCCCCATGAATTTGCCATCTATCTCAACTATTGCCGCTCTCTTCGATTCGACGACAAGCCGGACTATTCTTACCTCCGCAAGCTCTTCCGTGACTTGTTTATCCGGGAGGGATTCCAGTACGACTATGTCTTTGACTGGTCCTTGCAGCCGGGAGTGAAGAGCTCTGGCTCCACTGGCGATGATGGATTGCAGA CGCAGGATAACCAACGACAACTGAGGAGTCAGACTAAAGCCAGGGACACCGGCGGTTGGTAA